The following proteins come from a genomic window of Proteinivorax hydrogeniformans:
- a CDS encoding OAM dimerization domain-containing protein — MKVDLTKVKPYGDTLNDGAMQLSFTLPIDSSEEAKESAIILAKKMGLEQPSVVHMQDLGPQFTFFIVYGNCKHTVDTTKIKVAKVEQETMDFYEINKYIKEDIKRKITIIAGCTGTDAHTVGIDAIMNMKGFDGNYGLERYPEINALNLGSQVPNEDLIAKAIEVKADAILVSQVVTQKDVHIPNLTNLVELLEAEGLRDKVVLVAGGPRINHELALELGYDAGFGPGTVPADVATFVVKEMTKVRK; from the coding sequence ATGAAAGTAGATTTAACTAAAGTTAAACCATATGGAGATACGTTAAATGACGGCGCAATGCAGCTATCCTTTACGCTCCCCATAGACAGTAGTGAAGAAGCAAAAGAGTCAGCGATAATTTTAGCAAAAAAAATGGGATTAGAACAACCAAGCGTTGTCCACATGCAAGACTTAGGGCCTCAGTTTACCTTTTTTATTGTATATGGCAATTGTAAACACACCGTAGATACCACAAAAATCAAGGTTGCTAAAGTAGAACAAGAAACTATGGATTTTTATGAAATAAATAAATACATCAAAGAGGATATAAAAAGAAAAATTACGATTATAGCAGGTTGTACCGGCACTGACGCTCACACTGTGGGCATAGATGCCATTATGAATATGAAGGGTTTTGATGGAAACTATGGGTTAGAAAGATATCCAGAAATCAACGCTCTAAACCTTGGCAGTCAAGTTCCTAATGAAGACCTTATAGCAAAAGCTATAGAAGTTAAAGCAGATGCAATCTTAGTATCTCAAGTAGTGACACAAAAAGACGTACACATCCCAAACCTTACCAATTTGGTGGAGCTTTTAGAAGCAGAAGGGTTAAGGGATAAGGTTGTTTTAGTTGCAGGAGGGCCGAGGATAAACCATGAACTGGCACTAGAACTCGGGTATGATGCCGGCTTTGGCCCGGGCACAGTACCAGCAGATGTAGCCACTTTTGTGGTTAAAGAGATGACAAAGGTACGAAAATAA
- a CDS encoding CTP synthase gives MTKYIFVTGGVVSSLGKGITAASLGRLLKARGLNVTIQKFDPYINLDPGTMSPYQHGEVFVTNDGGETDLDLGHYERFIDENLNKNNNVTSGKVYWSVLNKERQGKYLGKTVQVIPHITNEIKSRIKRAGEQTNADVVITEIGGTVGDIESLPFLEAIRQIKNDVGRESVAYIHVTLIPYLPKSGELKTKPTQHSAKELRSIGIQPDIIVCRTSNKLNDEIKDKIALFCDIEKNAVIENGDVDTIYEVPLSLEEQGFAELITTKLKLTDRCQLPDLTTWKSMVKDIKSLSKKVKIALVGKYVELPDAYLSVAEALSHAGIYHGHEVDIKWVQAEDLNSVEDAQKQLEDAHGVLIPGGFGDRGVEGKINAITYARQNNVPLFGICLGMQAVVIEFARNVCDLTDAHSAEFKETPHPVIDLMPEQMDVEEKGGTMRLGVYPCKIKENTKAAKAYNEEIVYERHRHRYEFNNTYRNLLQDKGLVFSGCSPNGRLIETVELTDHPWFLAAQFHPEFKSRPNRSHPLFKDFVSACVSKK, from the coding sequence ATGACAAAATATATCTTTGTAACGGGCGGAGTTGTTTCATCACTAGGCAAGGGTATTACCGCAGCATCTTTAGGAAGACTGTTGAAAGCTAGGGGATTAAATGTAACTATTCAGAAGTTTGACCCGTATATCAATCTAGACCCGGGGACGATGAGCCCTTATCAGCACGGGGAGGTTTTTGTTACTAATGATGGTGGAGAAACAGATTTAGACTTAGGTCACTATGAAAGGTTTATAGATGAAAACTTAAACAAAAACAACAATGTTACTTCTGGTAAAGTATATTGGTCTGTGTTAAATAAAGAAAGACAAGGAAAATATTTAGGAAAAACCGTTCAGGTGATTCCTCACATAACAAATGAAATAAAGTCACGTATAAAAAGAGCTGGAGAACAAACAAATGCCGATGTTGTTATAACAGAAATAGGTGGCACAGTTGGCGATATCGAAAGCCTACCGTTTTTAGAGGCGATAAGGCAAATAAAAAATGACGTGGGCAGAGAAAGCGTTGCCTATATTCACGTAACCTTAATACCTTACTTACCTAAATCTGGGGAATTAAAAACAAAGCCAACCCAACATAGCGCCAAGGAATTAAGATCGATTGGAATACAGCCCGATATCATTGTTTGTCGTACAAGCAATAAGCTTAACGATGAGATTAAAGATAAGATCGCCCTGTTTTGCGATATAGAAAAAAATGCAGTTATTGAAAATGGCGATGTTGACACAATATATGAGGTGCCACTGAGTTTAGAAGAGCAGGGTTTTGCTGAGTTAATAACCACAAAGCTAAAACTAACAGACCGTTGTCAATTACCTGACCTGACAACGTGGAAGAGCATGGTAAAAGATATCAAGAGTTTATCTAAAAAGGTGAAAATTGCTTTAGTTGGTAAATATGTTGAACTACCTGATGCTTATCTAAGCGTGGCAGAGGCTTTAAGCCATGCAGGCATTTATCATGGTCATGAGGTAGATATTAAATGGGTGCAAGCAGAAGATCTAAACTCAGTAGAAGATGCTCAAAAGCAGCTTGAGGATGCTCATGGTGTGCTAATACCAGGTGGATTTGGCGACAGAGGAGTAGAAGGAAAGATAAACGCAATTACTTATGCTAGGCAAAACAATGTTCCGCTGTTTGGAATTTGTTTAGGTATGCAGGCTGTGGTTATTGAATTTGCCAGAAATGTATGCGATCTGACAGATGCTCATAGTGCCGAATTTAAAGAGACTCCCCACCCTGTTATAGATTTGATGCCAGAGCAAATGGATGTTGAAGAAAAAGGGGGAACCATGAGGTTAGGAGTATATCCTTGCAAGATCAAAGAAAACACCAAAGCCGCAAAAGCCTATAACGAAGAAATTGTATATGAAAGACATAGACATAGATATGAATTTAATAATACTTATAGAAATCTGTTACAGGACAAAGGGCTTGTATTTAGTGGGTGTTCACCAAATGGCAGATTAATTGAAACTGTTGAACTGACAGATCACCCTTGGTTTTTAGCCGCCCAATTCCACCCAGAATTTAAAAGTAGACCTAACCGTAGCCATCCGCTTTTTAAAGATTTTGTATCTGCTTGTGTTTCTAAAAAGTAG
- a CDS encoding lysine 5,6-aminomutase subunit alpha → MAKQIVNESLNVDKELVQRARNAAKFIAKEVGEFIEPRTTVAIERTVGRLLGIDGVDSDQVPLVNVVVDHINDKGLLSTGLMYWMVNACEHYSMTPQQVAQKVAEGEIDLSKVPTVKPEMLKQKMREYAVESLKPINNSKDERSRMIDKLGEGKSPQLYVIVATGNIYEDVIQAQTAAKKGADIVAVIRTTGQSLLDYVPYGATTEGFGGTYATQENFKIMRKALDESSEEVGRYIHLVNYCSGLCMPEIAAMGAVERLDMMLNDALYGILFRDINMQRTLIDQNFSRIINGYAKITINTGEDNYLTTADPYEEAHTVLASQFINERFGLDAGLLEEQLGLGHAFEMDPDMKNGLLYEIGQAQMSRQIFPNSPLKYMPPTKHMTGNIFKGHLQNGLFNLTSILTGQGIQLLGMLTEAIHTPYMQDRYLAIENAKYVMNNAHDLGEEITFKRDGKIQKRVDEVLKNAVTLLEDIAKIGLFTALEKGYFADVKRPFNGGKGLEGVILKDENYHNPFSDIMKAKNFEKRQQKGGV, encoded by the coding sequence ATGGCAAAGCAGATAGTTAATGAAAGTTTAAATGTAGATAAAGAGCTGGTTCAAAGAGCAAGAAATGCAGCTAAGTTTATCGCAAAAGAAGTCGGGGAGTTTATAGAGCCTAGGACAACTGTAGCCATTGAACGAACAGTAGGTAGGTTGTTAGGAATCGATGGAGTAGACTCTGACCAAGTTCCTTTGGTAAATGTGGTAGTTGACCATATCAATGACAAAGGTTTATTATCTACGGGATTGATGTATTGGATGGTAAATGCTTGTGAGCACTACAGCATGACCCCTCAACAAGTTGCTCAAAAGGTGGCAGAAGGAGAGATTGATCTAAGTAAGGTGCCTACCGTAAAACCTGAGATGCTTAAACAAAAGATGCGTGAATATGCCGTAGAATCTTTAAAGCCGATAAATAATTCTAAGGATGAAAGAAGCAGGATGATTGATAAACTAGGAGAGGGGAAATCACCACAGCTTTATGTTATTGTGGCCACCGGTAATATCTATGAGGATGTAATTCAGGCGCAAACGGCAGCAAAAAAAGGTGCCGACATAGTTGCTGTTATCCGAACAACAGGCCAAAGTTTACTAGACTATGTACCTTACGGAGCAACTACTGAAGGTTTTGGTGGGACATACGCAACACAAGAAAACTTTAAGATTATGCGCAAAGCGTTAGATGAAAGTTCTGAAGAAGTTGGCAGGTATATACATTTGGTAAACTATTGCTCAGGACTTTGTATGCCTGAAATAGCAGCTATGGGTGCAGTTGAAAGGCTTGACATGATGCTCAATGACGCTTTATATGGCATATTATTTAGAGATATTAATATGCAAAGAACATTGATAGATCAAAATTTTTCTAGAATCATAAATGGATATGCCAAAATTACTATAAATACTGGCGAAGACAACTACCTAACTACAGCAGATCCTTACGAAGAGGCGCATACAGTATTAGCTTCACAGTTTATAAATGAAAGGTTTGGCTTAGATGCCGGCCTGTTAGAAGAACAACTGGGCTTAGGGCATGCCTTTGAAATGGATCCTGACATGAAGAACGGCCTGCTGTACGAAATAGGCCAAGCCCAAATGTCAAGACAGATATTCCCTAACAGTCCATTAAAATATATGCCTCCTACAAAGCATATGACAGGTAATATTTTTAAGGGGCACCTTCAAAACGGTTTGTTTAACTTAACGTCTATATTAACAGGGCAGGGGATACAGCTTTTAGGAATGCTGACTGAGGCTATACACACCCCATATATGCAGGATAGATACTTAGCTATAGAAAATGCAAAATACGTCATGAATAACGCTCATGACTTAGGAGAAGAAATTACCTTTAAAAGAGATGGAAAGATTCAAAAAAGAGTGGATGAAGTTTTAAAAAATGCAGTAACCCTTTTAGAGGATATTGCGAAAATAGGGCTGTTTACCGCGCTAGAAAAAGGTTATTTTGCAGACGTTAAAAGGCCATTTAACGGTGGTAAGGGTCTAGAAGGAGTTATCCTTAAAGATGAAAACTACCACAATCCCTTTAGCGATATTATGAAAGCTAAAAACTTTGAAAAAAGACAACAAAAGGGAGGAGTGTAG
- a CDS encoding response regulator, whose amino-acid sequence MSKTVLITDDQFGIRRLLTEVIESRGINVLQASDGLEALEKLKNNAVDLMLLDMKMPNMDGLDTLKALKERNIDVDVIFMTAYGEEKLTVDAKGLGSNSHIFKPFDLEDVIEIVENHLFNKK is encoded by the coding sequence GTGTCAAAAACTGTACTAATAACCGACGATCAGTTCGGCATCAGGAGGTTGTTAACTGAAGTTATCGAAAGCAGAGGCATAAATGTGTTGCAGGCGTCAGATGGACTAGAAGCTTTAGAAAAATTAAAGAATAATGCTGTGGATTTAATGCTCCTAGATATGAAGATGCCTAATATGGACGGCTTAGATACGTTAAAAGCTCTAAAAGAAAGAAACATAGATGTTGATGTAATTTTTATGACTGCTTATGGCGAAGAAAAATTAACAGTTGACGCAAAAGGATTAGGTTCTAACTCTCATATCTTTAAGCCATTTGACTTAGAGGACGTGATAGAGATCGTGGAGAACCATTTATTTAATAAAAAATAA
- a CDS encoding class II fructose-1,6-bisphosphate aldolase → MSLVTLRELLKDAQEKNYAVGAFNTNNMEIVQAIIEAAEEERSPVILQASQGGVKYAGLDYVVAMVEAAAKNATVPVALHLDHGTSFEQIIKCVRAGFSSVMFDGSKHPLEENIEKTAKVIEIAHAAGLSVEAELGKIGGTEDDITVSEEDAMMTNPEEAKYFVEKTNVDALAIAIGTAHGPYKGEPKLDFDRLKTIRSMVSTPLVLHGASGVGEESIKKVIELGITKINIDTDIRQAFTRGVQDVVNSKPEEYDPRKILGPAKEEMKKIIKEKMQLFGCANKA, encoded by the coding sequence ATGTCATTAGTAACATTAAGAGAACTGTTGAAGGATGCCCAAGAAAAAAATTATGCTGTAGGGGCCTTTAACACAAACAACATGGAAATAGTGCAAGCAATTATTGAGGCTGCAGAGGAAGAGCGTTCTCCTGTAATCCTACAAGCTAGTCAAGGAGGCGTAAAATATGCTGGTCTAGATTACGTAGTAGCTATGGTTGAGGCAGCTGCGAAAAATGCAACTGTACCTGTGGCACTTCACCTAGATCATGGAACCTCATTTGAACAAATTATAAAGTGCGTTAGAGCTGGGTTTTCATCGGTTATGTTTGATGGTTCTAAGCACCCACTTGAGGAAAACATCGAAAAGACTGCAAAGGTTATCGAAATAGCCCACGCAGCGGGATTATCTGTGGAAGCTGAGTTGGGAAAAATTGGTGGAACGGAAGATGACATCACAGTTTCTGAAGAAGATGCTATGATGACAAACCCTGAGGAAGCTAAATACTTTGTGGAAAAAACTAACGTAGATGCACTTGCAATCGCTATTGGTACAGCTCACGGGCCATATAAAGGCGAACCTAAATTAGACTTTGATAGACTAAAAACAATTAGATCAATGGTATCAACTCCATTAGTGCTTCACGGAGCTTCAGGTGTAGGGGAAGAAAGCATTAAAAAAGTTATTGAATTAGGCATAACAAAAATAAACATCGACACAGATATCCGTCAAGCTTTTACCCGTGGTGTGCAAGATGTAGTAAATAGCAAGCCAGAGGAGTATGACCCTAGAAAAATTTTAGGTCCAGCTAAGGAAGAAATGAAAAAGATTATTAAGGAAAAGATGCAATTGTTTGGATGTGCTAATAAAGCTTAA
- the glpX gene encoding class II fructose-bisphosphatase gives MERELALEFVRVTEAAALASARLMGRGKKNEADQAAVSAMRAMFDTVQMEGKVMIGEGEKDEAPMLYIGEELGAKNGPKLDVAVDPVEGTNLVAKGLPNALAVLAIAPKGCLLHAPEAYYMDKIATGPMGRDVVSLELTPKENLNRLAKAMQKDVSDLVAVILDRPRHNKLIQKVRETGARVKLITDGDVAAAVAAAQPNSGVDIALGIGGAPEGVLAAAALKCLGGKMEGRLLPVDPSEFKSKSEIDWEAHQGEPILTMDDLAKGDDVIFAATGITDGSMLRGVRFMKEVAQTQSVVMRSKTGTVRTVDATHRLDRKPRVFQELVGYKK, from the coding sequence ATGGAACGGGAATTGGCGTTAGAGTTTGTGAGAGTGACAGAAGCTGCAGCGTTAGCTTCCGCTAGACTCATGGGGCGAGGAAAGAAGAATGAGGCTGACCAAGCAGCTGTTTCTGCTATGCGGGCAATGTTTGATACAGTTCAAATGGAAGGCAAGGTAATGATCGGTGAGGGCGAAAAAGATGAGGCTCCAATGCTTTATATTGGAGAGGAGCTGGGAGCTAAAAACGGTCCCAAACTGGATGTGGCGGTAGATCCAGTTGAAGGAACTAACCTTGTTGCTAAAGGCTTACCAAACGCCTTAGCGGTACTAGCTATAGCTCCCAAAGGGTGCTTACTTCATGCTCCTGAAGCATACTACATGGATAAAATAGCAACAGGACCTATGGGAAGAGATGTTGTAAGCTTAGAATTAACGCCAAAAGAAAATCTAAATCGTTTGGCAAAGGCCATGCAAAAAGATGTATCCGATTTAGTTGCGGTGATATTAGATAGGCCAAGGCACAATAAGTTAATACAAAAAGTAAGGGAAACCGGTGCTAGAGTAAAGCTTATTACAGACGGAGATGTTGCTGCTGCCGTAGCTGCAGCACAGCCTAACTCAGGAGTAGATATAGCTTTAGGTATAGGTGGTGCTCCGGAAGGCGTATTAGCTGCTGCTGCCTTAAAATGCTTAGGTGGCAAGATGGAAGGCAGATTATTGCCTGTAGATCCATCGGAGTTTAAAAGTAAATCGGAGATTGACTGGGAAGCCCATCAAGGTGAACCTATTTTGACGATGGATGACTTAGCTAAAGGGGACGACGTTATTTTTGCTGCAACTGGCATAACAGATGGGAGTATGCTAAGAGGAGTAAGGTTTATGAAAGAGGTGGCACAAACTCAATCTGTTGTAATGCGCTCTAAAACTGGCACTGTAAGAACGGTGGACGCAACTCATAGACTGGACAGAAAGCCAAGAGTGTTCCAAGAATTAGTAGGCTATAAAAAATAA
- the ablA gene encoding lysine 2,3-aminomutase — MKDKFAGVSKKEWEDWRWQLKNRISTVKELKEVVSLTDSEEHGIGKCLENLRMAITPYYASLMDKDDANCPIRKQAVPIGKELDKGDSDLEDPLSEDTDSPVPGITHRYPDRVLFLVTDQCSMYCRHCTRRRMAGSTDSAMPTSQVEQALEYVRNTPDIRDVLISGGDGLLLSDEKLEYIIKNLREIEHVEIIRIGTRAPVVLPQRVTEDLCNMLKKYHPIWINTHFNHPKELTKESKKAVQMLADAGIPLGNQSVLLKGINDCTNIMKKLVHDLVRNRVRPYYIYQCDLSKGIEHFRTPVSKGIEIIEALRGHTSGYAVPTFVVDAPGGGGKIPVMPQYLISQSPNKVVLRNFEGVISSYSQPTNYEDKCNCEYCVEEEKEGVEGLLAGQKLNLEPKNLKRGKRRNK, encoded by the coding sequence ATGAAAGATAAATTTGCTGGTGTATCAAAAAAAGAATGGGAAGATTGGAGATGGCAGCTTAAAAATCGAATAAGTACAGTAAAAGAGCTAAAAGAAGTGGTTTCATTGACGGATTCAGAAGAGCATGGTATAGGAAAATGCCTAGAAAACTTAAGGATGGCTATAACACCTTATTACGCTAGCTTAATGGATAAAGACGATGCAAACTGCCCAATAAGAAAACAAGCTGTACCAATTGGCAAAGAATTAGATAAAGGTGATAGCGATTTAGAAGACCCACTTTCTGAGGATACCGATTCACCGGTTCCAGGTATTACTCACCGATATCCAGATAGAGTTCTATTTTTAGTGACCGACCAATGCTCGATGTATTGTCGTCACTGTACTAGAAGAAGAATGGCAGGCTCCACTGATAGCGCAATGCCAACCTCTCAGGTTGAACAGGCGCTAGAATATGTTCGCAACACTCCAGATATAAGGGATGTACTCATATCTGGAGGGGATGGACTTCTGCTAAGTGATGAAAAGTTAGAATATATCATTAAAAATCTTCGTGAGATAGAGCATGTGGAAATTATTCGTATTGGAACGAGGGCGCCGGTGGTCTTGCCACAAAGAGTGACAGAAGATTTGTGTAATATGTTAAAAAAGTATCATCCAATTTGGATTAACACACATTTTAACCATCCTAAAGAATTAACTAAAGAAAGTAAAAAAGCAGTACAAATGTTAGCTGATGCCGGGATTCCCTTAGGAAACCAATCTGTGCTTTTAAAAGGAATCAATGATTGCACAAACATAATGAAAAAACTTGTGCATGACCTAGTTAGAAACAGAGTGAGGCCCTACTATATTTATCAATGTGATTTATCTAAAGGCATAGAACATTTTAGAACTCCAGTAAGCAAGGGGATAGAAATAATAGAGGCGTTACGTGGTCATACCTCAGGTTATGCCGTGCCTACTTTTGTAGTGGATGCTCCAGGTGGTGGTGGCAAAATACCTGTAATGCCACAATACTTGATTAGTCAGTCGCCAAATAAAGTTGTGTTAAGGAATTTTGAAGGGGTTATTTCCTCCTACTCGCAGCCAACTAACTATGAGGACAAATGTAACTGCGAATACTGCGTCGAAGAGGAAAAAGAGGGAGTGGAAGGTCTGCTCGCTGGTCAGAAACTAAATCTAGAGCCTAAAAACTTAAAAAGGGGTAAAAGGCGGAATAAGTAA
- a CDS encoding L-erythro-3,5-diaminohexanoate dehydrogenase, with the protein MDKLCKYGTHRVIEPKGVLPQPAWKIDNTPKIYKNEILIDVDTLNIDSASFTQIEEQSIKEGKEVSDIILETVSKRGKQHNPVTGSGGMLIGKVADIGEQLSGKIDLKKGDKIATLVSLSLTPLFVERIDSVRSETDQVDIEGKAILFESGIYAKLPDDIDDNLALAVLDVAGAPAQTQRLVKEGDTVIVIGAGGKSGLLCLYEAKKKVGQNGKVIAVEFSDEGIERVKEVGAYDEIIQGDATDPVELLEKVENVLDGEMADLTINCVNIPSTELSSILVTKDRGTIYFFSMATSFTQAALGAEGVGKDIDMIIGNGYAYNHSDIAINILREDQAIRNMFQRIYT; encoded by the coding sequence ATGGACAAATTATGCAAGTACGGGACCCATAGAGTTATAGAACCTAAAGGTGTGCTACCACAGCCAGCGTGGAAAATAGATAACACACCTAAAATTTACAAAAACGAGATTCTAATAGATGTGGACACTTTAAATATAGATTCGGCAAGCTTTACTCAGATTGAAGAGCAAAGTATAAAAGAGGGAAAAGAAGTATCAGATATAATCTTAGAAACAGTATCTAAAAGAGGTAAGCAGCATAACCCGGTAACTGGTTCAGGAGGGATGTTAATAGGGAAGGTAGCAGACATAGGGGAGCAACTTTCAGGAAAAATAGACCTTAAAAAAGGTGATAAAATTGCAACTTTAGTATCCTTATCGTTAACCCCTCTCTTTGTCGAAAGGATAGATTCCGTTAGAAGCGAGACAGACCAAGTAGATATAGAAGGAAAAGCTATCTTATTTGAAAGTGGGATATATGCTAAACTACCAGATGATATTGACGATAATCTAGCTCTTGCTGTTTTAGATGTTGCAGGAGCGCCTGCTCAGACCCAGCGCTTAGTCAAGGAGGGAGATACCGTCATTGTTATAGGGGCAGGAGGAAAGTCAGGTCTGCTTTGTCTTTATGAGGCGAAAAAGAAAGTGGGACAAAACGGCAAAGTTATAGCAGTGGAGTTTAGTGATGAAGGCATCGAAAGAGTTAAAGAAGTGGGGGCTTATGATGAAATTATTCAGGGCGATGCAACTGACCCTGTAGAACTGCTAGAAAAGGTTGAAAATGTACTTGATGGCGAAATGGCGGACTTAACAATTAACTGTGTAAATATTCCAAGTACAGAGTTATCAAGCATATTAGTTACCAAAGATAGAGGGACAATTTACTTTTTCAGCATGGCAACTAGCTTTACACAGGCCGCTTTAGGTGCTGAAGGAGTAGGCAAAGATATAGATATGATAATAGGAAATGGCTATGCTTATAATCATAGCGATATTGCAATCAACATATTAAGAGAGGACCAAGCAATAAGAAATATGTTTCAAAGAATTTATACTTAA
- the fsa gene encoding fructose-6-phosphate aldolase, translating to MQFFIDTADIEQIKKANDIGIVDGVTTNPSLIAKEGRDFHQVIKEIAQIVDGPISAEVISLKWENMVKEARELVKLAPNVVVKIPMTKDGLKAVKILSKENIKTNVTLVFSTNQGVLAAKAGATYVSPFAGRLDDIGHNGIDLIAEMVEVFENYMFDTEIIAASIRHPQHVLDAMKVGGHIATVPYSVFEKMFKHPLTDKGIEAFMSDWEKFTQK from the coding sequence ATGCAATTTTTTATCGATACTGCTGATATTGAGCAGATAAAAAAAGCAAATGATATTGGTATAGTCGATGGAGTTACAACTAACCCAAGCTTGATAGCTAAAGAGGGGCGAGACTTTCACCAGGTTATAAAGGAAATTGCCCAAATAGTTGATGGTCCCATAAGTGCGGAAGTGATATCTCTAAAGTGGGAAAACATGGTGAAAGAAGCAAGGGAGTTAGTGAAGCTAGCACCAAACGTGGTAGTGAAGATTCCTATGACCAAAGATGGGCTAAAAGCTGTAAAGATACTAAGCAAGGAAAATATTAAAACCAACGTGACTTTAGTTTTTTCCACAAACCAGGGTGTGTTAGCTGCTAAGGCTGGAGCTACTTACGTAAGTCCTTTTGCTGGAAGATTAGATGATATCGGGCATAATGGGATAGACCTTATAGCAGAGATGGTTGAAGTTTTTGAGAACTATATGTTTGATACAGAAATTATTGCAGCTAGTATTAGACACCCACAACATGTCCTTGATGCTATGAAAGTAGGGGGCCATATCGCCACTGTTCCATACAGTGTCTTCGAAAAAATGTTTAAGCATCCTTTAACCGACAAGGGAATAGAAGCGTTTATGAGTGACTGGGAAAAATTTACTCAGAAATAA
- the glpX gene encoding class II fructose-bisphosphatase, which yields MDRELALEFVRTTEAAALASAPFMGRGDKEATDNAAVVAMRNAFDNVDISGTVVIGEGEIDDAPMLYIGEKVGGGSNPQVDIAVDPVEGTTIVSKGLPNGIAVLAAGSKGSFLHAPDMYMDKIAVGAKAKGVVDLDLPIEENIRRVSQAIGKNIQDMTVAILDKPRHQERISKMRSLGCRIKIFPDGDVAMAMATATEDNTVDLMTGIGGAPEGVIAAAALKCLGGDFQGRLKPRDEDERKRAMDMGIKDVDKKLTIDDLAKGEDIFFAATGITGGDFLEGVRFKQTTASTHSLIMRAKTGTIRYIKAIHRLKK from the coding sequence ATGGATAGAGAATTAGCTTTAGAATTTGTTAGAACTACAGAGGCTGCAGCGTTAGCCTCTGCTCCTTTTATGGGCAGAGGAGATAAAGAGGCAACAGATAATGCTGCTGTTGTTGCAATGAGAAATGCTTTTGATAATGTGGATATTAGCGGAACTGTTGTAATAGGTGAAGGAGAAATTGACGACGCACCGATGCTTTATATTGGAGAAAAAGTGGGAGGAGGTAGCAATCCTCAAGTTGATATAGCTGTTGATCCAGTTGAAGGGACAACGATTGTTTCTAAAGGACTTCCAAATGGAATAGCTGTTTTGGCTGCAGGTTCAAAAGGCTCTTTTTTACATGCACCTGATATGTACATGGATAAAATTGCAGTTGGGGCCAAAGCGAAGGGTGTGGTTGATCTTGACTTGCCTATCGAGGAAAACATACGACGTGTCTCTCAAGCAATAGGTAAAAATATTCAGGATATGACTGTGGCAATTTTAGATAAGCCTCGGCATCAAGAAAGAATTTCAAAAATGAGAAGCCTCGGGTGTAGAATTAAAATCTTCCCAGATGGAGATGTGGCGATGGCAATGGCTACAGCCACCGAAGATAATACAGTGGACCTGATGACAGGGATAGGTGGAGCTCCTGAAGGTGTTATAGCTGCTGCAGCCCTAAAGTGTTTAGGCGGTGACTTTCAAGGAAGGCTTAAGCCGAGGGATGAAGATGAACGAAAAAGAGCTATGGATATGGGAATAAAAGATGTAGATAAGAAGCTCACAATTGACGACTTAGCCAAAGGTGAAGACATTTTCTTTGCTGCTACTGGAATCACCGGAGGCGATTTTTTAGAAGGAGTCAGATTTAAACAGACCACCGCCAGCACTCACTCTTTAATAATGAGAGCCAAAACTGGCACAATAAGATATATTAAGGCCATACACCGACTTAAAAAATAA